A stretch of DNA from Coregonus clupeaformis isolate EN_2021a unplaced genomic scaffold, ASM2061545v1 scaf0776, whole genome shotgun sequence:
GCTACTTCATATGCTGATATTGActtaggtattgtgtgtaggtacgtttgctagctagctacctaccttcCTAGCCAGCAAGCCCatagagcattgcattgtggattttgtagttgacttgagctgcaacagatttccacaatgaTTTTCACGTTGCTACCAAGCATCTTTTAacgacaaaatgaaacatttgttcacaaaaaatattgtcCTCACATAGTGTTATGTAGCACTGTAAATTATgaatgagtggttttgggtggatttttcctttaagtaTTGTgtggtccctggcaattcccagccctacaaaCACTGCCAACCGCTTTGAACTGTGGTGAACACAAACCAAGCCAGCTGAGCAGGTAAAGGGTCACACTTGAATTGGGGCTATTGAACAGCAATACATTAAATTATTTGGGTCATGGTCAGTAAAGTATGAAAAAACTACATTTTCAACTGGAAAACAAAAGGGTCTTTGACAAGTTCAGGTAAGCAACTTTTCCCCAAAACATTTGCCATCTCGTGCATGATCCTGACGAGTGGCAGATCAGACTATTAcaactctcccgagtggcgcagtggtctaaggcactgcatcgcagtgctagctgtgccactagagatcctggcgcacaattggcccagcgtcgtccagggtatgaaaaaaataaaataataataatgtatgcactcactaagtcgctctggataagagcgtctgctaaatgactaaaatgtaaactagAAACAGAACGGACAGTATTACTTCTGTATATTAAGTGTGTTCTTGCAGTCACAGTTTTTGAAAGGAATCAGTGGAGACTCCTTCCAAACAAAGACAACCAACAAGGTTACTGTATGCCTTGGTTGACACCTCATTCACTCTGGAGACAATGAATGGGCAACACATAAAGGCAACAATTATGTCCAACATCAGTATTTTTCCATCCTGGAtactccgtgtgtgtgtgtgtgtagtatagtaccTTCTGTGAGGCGTGCTTTACCCCCTGTAGGTTGACACAGGACTGTGGAGCATCCGACACACAGGACGACGGTCTGGGCGTGACTGAACACTGTCGTGATCTTATAGCATCCTGTAGAGAGAACAGTTCAGACCCATCCAGAATATGAATTAACATTCGCCTCAAAATGTCCTAAACTCAACGACTTACTCGTGTTTTCTGTCCCAACAAATCACACATTATATTCTCCAATTACTGTTGTGTTCTTGCAATTGCAGTTATTGAAAGGAATCAGTGGAGACTCCTTCCAAACAAAGACAACCAACAAGGTTACTGTATGCCTTCGTTGACACCTCATTCACTCTGGAGACAATGAACGGGCAACACATAAAGGCAAGACGCTACACATCTCCCTAGAAACAAGTCAGTCTCCGTGATGAATCAATAACCACTATACTagatttacatttaagtaatttagcagacgctcttatacagagtgaCTTATagtagagtgcatacattttcatactggtcccccatgggaatcaaacccacaaccctggcgtttaaagcaccatgctctaccaactgaaccacattGAGTTTCCATTAGCCATGCAAACTCTCTTTGGTGGACTGACCAGTTTTAATAAAGAAAGGCAAACCACATCCCTAGATAATAAACCAAGGTCAGTTTAGGTAACGTTTAGGGTGagttgatcctagatctgtaccggAGAGCCACTTCTAGCCAGGCTACAGGGAGACACTAACCTGGACATTTGACATCCATAAAATACGAGTTAGGGCTCTGTACAAGACGCTTCTTCTTGtgactcctcttctcctcctcggAGGTTGGGTGCAACAGGTCCTTTGCGAGCTAAAGAAAAGAGAAACCAGAGGGTGGCCATCTTAGAAAATGCAGAAGAGGGTGTCCAATTGATAATCTAGCTAGTTAACAAGTtaaaacaatgtccatacaggaGACGTGTACATAAGATAAGTATCATCAAAAATATTTGACATGTCTGACAAATGTTCGTTGGGTAAACTCCTGGCTGGTAATTACAGTAGACTAGGCTATGCTAGTTACCGTTAGCTTGTTTGGCTAAAGCATGCGTAAGTCCACTATCAAACATAAGTCAATGAATGTGCATATCTAGTCAAAATGCATCGTGTACAAGCGCTGTCAAATGTTTATAAACAATCACTAAAACATCaaagtagttagctagctacatgtcagtCCATGCTTTCTATTGCATGTACGCCGCCATATTGCGTCAATTCAGCAAAGCCCATAGCACGCGCTTGGCCCGCAGTTCAAGATTGCATTAGCTATCCATTGCTAGACTAATCCTGTATATAAATAGATCGGAATATTAGCAAAGTTCTAATGCATCGATGGGTGTGGTCATATCCCGCCCAAACAAATTTCACAAACTGAAGCAAGGGTTATATAGCCTGTGTGGGCACTTACTGGCATCTTGGCGAGTTTGTAGCCGTAGCCGAAAAGAAGGATCAACCGGAAGTTGAAAGTTAATAAATGAACGAGGCTCGAGGTGCAGGGGCCGGAAGTGTTTTTGTCGCCATTACGTGTCAAGGAGGAGAGGCAAGGATGCCATGTTTGTGAGGTCAACTCTTCCTACCAAATTACACAGGCCTACACACAGAGAGGTTTTGTTCAGAGCCATCTTTAACTAGCCTACTGGTACATTTGATTTTGTTCGATTTCTCTCCCAGTGTGAGGGAGGGACCACTTGAAATGTGGTACTAAGGATACACGTTTACAGAGAAATTATGACATATTTCAGTAAAGGCCTTTGGTAAACGCAATTACATGGAGCTCTATATACACCTAAGAAACCACTGACTTTATTCATTTGGTCGAGCGCCCTCTGCTGTCTGTAAGCAGCATCGACTCTTTCTGCTGTCCCACTCCTgtctgttctctccactgtaatAACCGCgaacctctccctctctacgTAATCCTACATGAACTTCGACAGGAGAAAGTTTTTTTGGGCGAAAAGTTAGCCCTGTTTGTGTGGAATGGATGTATGTTGATCGGCCTttggaagaaaagaaaacttgAAATTTTGGCTTGATAAATGGATTATAACAAAGTTTTGTGGCTCTGTAGAATTGTATAGCCCATTGCAGTGCAGCAAAGTTTGTTCCAACTTTCGTTTTTAACTTGTGTGGCGTTCTGTTTTATTTTTCTCGGAACAAGAAAGACATAGGGGGAGATCCGAATGTAATGGTGACAGTTTTTAAGGGAAAGGGAAAACAAGCGGATTTTATGCTAAAGAAAAGCTGAAAACTCTCCAGGAGAAATGAGAGCGTAATTTTGACCTGTGTGTATGTTGAGTAATACTTTAAGGCATTTGTTAACCTCTTAAGCGTTAAACATAAGGTTAAGAAAAACATTGGAAATTGTACTGGATTTGTAAAGAGTCATAGTTTCTGATCATTCACCAAAAACTTTGAAAAACATTATGGCGAAAAAGTACGACTTCCTTTTCAAATTATTACTCATCGGAGATAGTGGAGTTGGCAAAACATGTCTGATTATTCGATTTGCTGAGGACAACTTCAACTCAACCTACATATCAACTATCGGTATGTAGCCTAGCTCTACGATACCCCATTTAATCGGTTATAGCCTACTTTTTAATCGGCACAAAAATATTCAGCAACACTTTAAATTCGTCATTGCTGACATAGGTATCATTCTTTCAGCTACCATGTAATGCCAAGTTCTTATCACGTTCACCCCGCAGTTTTCTCACGTTTCCAGTTCTGCTGTGTTCATGTGTCTACACGTCTCTATCAAACTATATCTCAATCTGATATCCATATTGTAGTTCATCTACATTGTTGCTGTGCTGCTCTTGTTTCTATTCCTTCTCcatatccccctctcccctccctcacttTACCCAGAGGGTCCACCCACCCCCATTCCTCCTATCTCTCCTATCTCTTTTCAGTCTCTCATTTTCAGAAGAATGGTGGTCGTCCCTTGGCATTCACAGCTTAAGTCCCCCTCTTCTctgccctctctgtctctctctctgccctctcttgcgcttccctctctctgccctctctatttctctctctgcccactctctctctctgactgtccctGTCCTGCAGGAAACCCAGACAATAACAAACCCAgagacacagtgtgtgtgtgtgtgtgtgtatgtatgtgtgtgtgtgcttgtgtgtggtaCATCACAGCAGAATGGGGCAGAGATAGACAGTCTTTACTATCCCAGTGAAAGTTTGATGAATTGAGAATGCCTGTCTCCCCCTCCATGCATGGCAAAAGGGTTTAATTGGCATGACCTATATTTGCTGCTATGCCAgtgctgtgtgagtgtgtgtgtgtgtgtgtgtgtgagggaattTAACTCATTGTCTTCCCTCCCTTCCTGTcgacctcctccctccctccccctctctctgtgtcatccTCCCATCCTTTCTTCAGGCATCGACTTTAAAGTAAAGACGATAGACGTGGAGGGAAAGAAAGTCAAACTGCAAGTCTGGTAAGAGAAGAGGACCCTGGCAAAGAATGAATGAAATGTCCATTTAGGCCTACTGTTTGCTGCTCTCAAAAGTGATGATAGTTATCGGACCAACACACAGTTTTTATTCAACTCCTGTGTGTTTTGGACGTGTGTCTACTTCTCTTTCTCAGAGGAAAGAGGAACCTCCCTTTTTACCAAAATAACCAACCGTTTATGACAGGGTTTACTGTCCAAATGTCACTCAAAGGGCCACCACACACTGATTGTAGTACCTTAGGAATGCAATATTTCTATGTTGCAttcaaggctctgtgcaggccagtcaagttcttccacaccgatctcgacaaaccatttctgtatggacctcgctttgtacacgggggaattgtcatgctgaaacaggaaagggccttccccaaactgttgctacaaagttggaagcacagaattgtctagaatgtcattgtatgctgtagcgttaagatttccctacactggaactaagaggcctagcccgaaccatgaaaaacagccccagaccattattcctcctccaccaaaatgtacagttggtactatgcattggggcaggtagcattctcctggcatctgacaaacctagattagtccgtcggactgccagatggtgaagcgtgattcatcactccagagaacacgtttccactgctccagagcccaatggcggcgagctttacaccactccagccgacgcttggcactgcgcatggtgatcttaggcttgtgtgagtcTGTTCgggcatggaaacccatttcattaagctcccaatgaacagttattgtgctgacttgGTAGTGAGCTTGTGTGGgctaccactttgcagctgagccgttgttgctcctagatgtttccacttcacaataacagcacttacagttggccggggcagctctagcagggcagaaattggatgaactgacttgttggaaaggttgcatcctatgatggtgccacgttgaaagtcactgagctcttcagtaaggccattctactgctaatgtttgtctatggagattgcatggctgtgtgttcgattttatacacctgtcagcaacggttgtgtctgaaatagctgaatccactaatttgaaggggtgtccacatacttttatatatatatatagtgcatatCTGGCATATGTCACTGAGTACACTGAGATATTGACTGTCCCGGCAGGGCCTTTGGCTTAGATTTCACCTATGTTTTATCTGTCAGTGAGTGCCAGTGAGTTATCATAAAGCCAGACATGAAGTCTGAAGCAGCCATAAAGACTTTATTGAACTGGCATAAAACATATGCATGTCTCATATCTCTGTGGATTTCACACCCCTGGTAGATGTTGTCCTTtgacacagatctaggatcaggttaaCCTCCCCAAATCCTGACCTAAGCCATTAGGGGGGGATATGCCATACTGaccatcacaggaggctgctgaggccggaacggcgcaaatggaagggcatcaaacacctggaaaccatgtgtttgatgtatttgttaccattccaccaattccgttccagtcattagaacgagcccgttctccccaattaaggtgccaccaacctcctgtgctgacCATAGCTCAGTGTGTAGGTGGGGAACTTCAACGTTCTGTGCTATGAGAACATTAGCGTGACCATAGCTTAATGTTTTCGTAGTAGCGTGGATAAATGATGTGCTGGAACACTCACATGTGTATAGGCTGTATCTCTCCAGATAAGTATGTATAGACAGTGTACTCTTTGAATTGGGTGCTGCATTAGAAAAAAAGGTACTGTGTAGAGAAAGAACAGCCACCAACTGCCAACACAGACAAATCAGCAGTAGGTTCAGTGCTTACTACAaatgtatgatcttaatttgaccactcttttgttgctgagaatttcccTGCAAAGCATGAAATGCAAATTTGTAGTGTATTTCAGTTTTAAAAAGGGTTCTAAAATGTGTAATTTCTGACTTGATTTGCCCTTATGGAAAATgtttcaacccctacaaaaatgtacatgaattataatccacataataattcacatttcctgttgatgcaggattattttcctgctgtagcaaactggctcaaattaagatccttcatCTGTACTCCAGGGTGTTCAGTGAGCTACTTTTGGAAGGAGGTGAAACATTTTCCCTAATGTATTGTGTTTCCAGGGACACAGCAGGGCAGGAGAGGTTTAAGACCATCACTACAGCCTACTACAGAGGAGCTatggtgagtctctctctctctctggctctctctctctctctctcgctctcgctctcaatcacaatcagatcacaaggCATTTAATCATCTATACCGGTCTAAAactgtgggcacaatcagaatgtggacaagatcaggacaaaggctgCATCTTAGCACCAGGCATAAACAGGGCTTCTCTCTCACTTCACCTTTGTAGATATGAGAGAACATGATGGATGTATGATTATGGCTGAAACTATTAGTATCATATTGCTTACATCCATCAGGTTGATTTGGAATtgcacaatgttttttttttgtctgaCTCATGTCTCCTGTGATCTCTCAGGGCATCATCCTGGTGTATGACATCACAGACGAGAAGTCCTACGAGAACATTCAGAACTGGATGAAGAGCATCAAGGAGGTGAGAGGGAAAACAAAATACAGACTGAGTGTTGTGAAAGAGGGAAGGGACAAGACATGACACAGGCCAGAAGGAATCTGAGAGGGCAGCATTTTCTCAGGCCCCTAGGAAGGATTTGAAACAATAAAATACCTGAGACATGAGTAACACTACCAGAGGGTCTCATACCACTGTTTCCTTATTCTGTGGTCAGTGATGGATGACTTTTAGAAAAGCATGAGGTGCAGACATGATGTAGCTGCCTCTCCACTGACATTGGAGGCACAGT
This window harbors:
- the LOC121543179 gene encoding ras-related protein Rab-13: MAKKYDFLFKLLLIGDSGVGKTCLIIRFAEDNFNSTYISTIGIDFKVKTIDVEGKKVKLQVWDTAGQERFKTITTAYYRGAMGIILVYDITDEKSYENIQNWMKSIKENASAGVSRMLLANKCDIEAKRKVSKETGEKLAKDHGIRFFETSAKASINVDESFMALARDILLKSSKKSGPTGREVKITNAEKKSSKCLLL
- the LOC121543181 gene encoding 40S ribosomal protein S27 gives rise to the protein MPLAKDLLHPTSEEEKRSHKKKRLVQSPNSYFMDVKCPGCYKITTVFSHAQTVVLCVGCSTVLCQPTGGKARLTEGCSFRRKQH